AAATCCGTCTCCGTCTCATCCTTGAAAGTTGTCTCGATGACACCTGCCCGTGAGCATCCGCAGGCCTTCGCCATAGCCAGCGCTGTTTCAAGAGCGTGTCCCGTATAGTTTTGGCCAACGCCCACCAGCGCGGGAACACCTTTCCCCTGAAGATAGAGCTCACGCATCCTCGGCCCGGGAGCCTTGGGCGCCATCAAAACCACATCCACGTTAGGCGGCGGAACAATTTGGCGAAAATGTATGTTGTAGCCGTGGGAGAAGCCGAGTGTTTTCCCCGCTTTCATGTGGCGATGTATTTTTTCTTTGTAGAGCATGGGCTGCTCGGGGTCGGGTATGAGAATATGTATGACGTCGCCGATTTTCGCCGCCTCCTCGATAGGCAGTGGATTAAACCCGTCTTCGACAGCTTTTTTCCACGACGAGCCTCCTTCCCGGAGGCCTACGACCACGTCGAGACCCGAGTCACGCATGTTCAAAGCCTGTGCACGGCCTTGGCTGCCGTAGCCGATGACCGCTATCTTTTTTCCCCTCAGCACATCGAGGGAGATGTCGCCGTCATAGTACACTTTCATGTCTTATCAACATGGGAGATGGTGTATTTATTTGATTTGTTTGAGGAGGGCGGTTGACTTGTAGTAGGGGAAGTTGAGGAGTTTGTGGGCGAGCCAGTCGGCTTTGTTTTCCTCGCCCTCGAGCATGAGGATTGCCGAGAGCTTGTCGTCGCCGGTTCTATGGATGTTTATGGATTCTATTGAGAGGTTGCCCTGCTTGACTGTTAGCATCATTTTGGCGACTGCGTCGTG
The sequence above is drawn from the Candidatus Caldarchaeum subterraneum genome and encodes:
- a CDS encoding ketol-acid reductoisomerase, with protein sequence MKVYYDGDISLDVLRGKKIAVIGYGSQGRAQALNMRDSGLDVVVGLREGGSSWKKAVEDGFNPLPIEEAAKIGDVIHILIPDPEQPMLYKEKIHRHMKAGKTLGFSHGYNIHFRQIVPPPNVDVVLMAPKAPGPRMRELYLQGKGVPALVGVGQNYTGHALETALAMAKACGCSRAGVIETTFKDETETDLFGEQAVLVGGVMELIRNGFEVLVENGYPPELAYFEVLNELKLIVDLIYQGGITHMLKAVSDTAKYGGLTVGPQIVDSHVRKNMEKALARIKSGEFVETWTGNPRSYEILNDLMKKMADHQIEKVGEKIRKMANI